The Desulfuromonas versatilis genome has a segment encoding these proteins:
- a CDS encoding phosphate/phosphite/phosphonate ABC transporter substrate-binding protein, which translates to MNIILKSRSLIALARPAVIAAACLLALVALSGCDRAAERPKMRIGYMNCNSEEETLQRFRPLTRYLSEKLGVDFETVPVDTQDFEERFAKGEFEFTHSNSLVYIILKENHDLRLLAAERRGQFGSRTAGAIISRKGSGIETLEDLKGKRMLFGPQLAPTGYLAQYDLMLEAGLDPERDLGYYAIPSGSFKHEKVVYGVYFGDFDVAAAPALDLEVMTREGKITADDFHIIAQSPIIPYCTFGASKQIDAELVEKFRKALLELKPEETVTIDGEQVKVLKSAWIDGFDQLLDSDYDPIRVMAKRANMPPYQEF; encoded by the coding sequence ATGAACATTATCCTCAAATCCCGCTCCCTGATCGCCCTTGCCCGTCCTGCTGTTATTGCAGCGGCCTGCCTGCTCGCCCTGGTCGCCCTGAGCGGCTGCGACCGGGCCGCCGAGCGCCCCAAAATGCGCATCGGCTACATGAACTGCAACAGCGAGGAGGAGACCCTGCAGCGCTTCCGCCCCCTGACCCGCTACCTGTCGGAGAAGCTCGGGGTCGACTTCGAGACGGTGCCGGTGGACACCCAGGATTTCGAGGAGCGCTTCGCCAAGGGGGAATTCGAGTTCACCCACTCCAACTCGCTGGTCTATATCATCCTCAAGGAAAACCACGACCTGCGGCTGCTGGCCGCCGAGCGGCGCGGGCAGTTCGGCTCACGCACCGCCGGGGCGATCATCTCCCGCAAGGGGAGCGGCATCGAAACCCTGGAAGATCTCAAGGGCAAGCGCATGCTGTTCGGGCCGCAACTGGCGCCCACCGGCTATCTGGCCCAGTACGACCTGATGCTGGAGGCCGGGCTCGACCCCGAGCGGGACCTGGGCTACTACGCCATTCCCTCCGGCTCCTTCAAGCACGAGAAGGTGGTCTACGGCGTCTATTTCGGCGATTTCGACGTGGCGGCGGCCCCGGCCCTCGATCTCGAGGTCATGACCCGCGAAGGGAAGATCACCGCCGACGACTTCCATATCATCGCCCAGAGCCCCATCATCCCCTATTGCACCTTCGGCGCCTCCAAACAGATTGATGCGGAGCTGGTGGAGAAATTCCGCAAGGCGCTGCTCGAACTCAAGCCCGAGGAGACCGTGACCATCGACGGCGAGCAGGTCAAGGTGCTCAAGTCCGCCTGGATCGACGGCTTCGACCAGCTACTGGACAGCGATTACGACCCGATCCGCGTGATGGCCAAGCGGGCCAACATGCCCCCGTACCAGGAATTCTGA
- a CDS encoding right-handed parallel beta-helix repeat-containing protein produces MRILWCLLVGLLAAIPAHSGEPLRYTGENSLYQDTVWEGEVLIDGILTVAPEATLEIRPGTVVRFTPYDSNGDGIGEHEIFIQGVFRALGTADAPILFTSAAPSPSPGDWGALNMMASEEDNLLEHCIVEYGYRGFHAHFARAAIKTSRFRYNVRGAQFQESTVDISDSEVVDNLNGLQFRNSEVNLEGLVVARNHWGMRCVFSEVAMAGCRFEENLINGVSLRDSSLVARGNRVVGNRKGLYLQRSTGEVEGNDLSGNSEHGIFLEESDVRVSGNRIADNGRAGIRWLDSSGALSGNLIQDNGIYALLNDGAGPVQAPGNWWGTTSAQELRSMIRDGRQRPGMGPVEIEPVLKEAPPFKVPPLPERKP; encoded by the coding sequence ATGAGAATTCTGTGGTGCCTGTTGGTCGGCCTGCTGGCTGCAATTCCGGCCCACTCCGGCGAGCCGCTTCGCTACACCGGGGAGAACTCCCTCTACCAGGATACCGTCTGGGAGGGGGAGGTGCTGATTGACGGAATCCTGACGGTTGCGCCGGAAGCGACGCTGGAAATCCGCCCCGGAACGGTGGTCCGCTTCACCCCCTACGACAGCAACGGCGACGGAATCGGCGAACACGAAATTTTCATCCAGGGGGTGTTTCGCGCTCTGGGCACCGCCGATGCGCCGATCCTGTTTACCTCCGCGGCGCCATCCCCCTCGCCCGGAGACTGGGGGGCGCTCAACATGATGGCCTCCGAGGAAGACAACCTGCTCGAGCACTGCATCGTCGAATACGGCTACCGCGGCTTCCATGCCCATTTCGCCCGGGCGGCCATCAAAACCTCCCGTTTTCGCTACAACGTGCGGGGAGCCCAGTTCCAGGAATCGACCGTGGATATCAGCGATTCCGAGGTTGTCGACAACCTCAACGGCCTGCAGTTCCGCAACTCGGAGGTGAACCTCGAGGGCCTGGTGGTTGCCCGCAACCACTGGGGGATGCGCTGCGTCTTCAGCGAGGTCGCCATGGCCGGTTGCCGCTTCGAGGAAAACCTCATCAACGGGGTCAGCCTCCGCGATTCGAGCCTTGTCGCCAGGGGCAACCGCGTTGTCGGCAACCGCAAGGGACTCTACCTGCAACGCAGCACCGGAGAGGTCGAGGGAAACGATCTGTCCGGGAACAGCGAACATGGCATTTTTCTTGAAGAGTCTGATGTCCGGGTAAGCGGCAACCGGATCGCCGACAACGGCCGCGCCGGAATCCGCTGGCTCGATTCCAGCGGGGCGCTGAGCGGCAACCTGATCCAGGACAACGGCATCTACGCGTTGCTCAACGACGGAGCCGGCCCGGTCCAGGCCCCCGGCAACTGGTGGGGGACAACCTCCGCGCAGGAGTTGCGCTCGATGATCCGCGACGGCCGCCAGCGGCCAGGGATGGGCCCTGTGGAAATCGAGCCCGTATTGAAGGAGGCGCCGCCCTTCAAGGTGCCGCCGCTGCCTGAACGGAAACCCTAG
- a CDS encoding right-handed parallel beta-helix repeat-containing protein: protein MTGLRLAALLLCVWFGGCAVSRAPEPGGLAAPAAQSPAGPAREPLEAVGVLSGLTVWSGEVVLVGDVLVPRGSTLRILAGTTVRVRYDDSTKIDPEYLSSDTELLVRGALEIAGTDQEPVRFIPEGAPEGEAVAWAGVLLDRAEPSVIEGAEIARAETGILCIGTSPLVRGSRILGCRYGVVAQQGSSPQIRDNLIAEGEGGIFCWRGSSPQVQGNRVTGNDEEGIFADGDSRPALEGNRVSGNAIGLAAFQNAFPFDPGQFAGNREDLRWLRGGGP from the coding sequence ATGACGGGGCTGCGGCTGGCAGCACTGCTGCTTTGCGTGTGGTTTGGCGGCTGCGCCGTTTCCCGCGCTCCCGAGCCTGGCGGACTGGCTGCACCTGCGGCGCAGAGCCCGGCCGGCCCGGCCCGGGAGCCACTGGAGGCGGTCGGGGTCCTCTCCGGTTTGACCGTCTGGTCCGGCGAGGTGGTGCTGGTCGGCGATGTGCTGGTGCCCAGGGGCAGCACCCTGAGGATCCTGGCCGGCACTACAGTACGGGTGCGATATGACGACAGCACCAAGATCGACCCCGAATACCTTTCTTCCGATACTGAGCTGCTGGTCCGGGGCGCCCTTGAAATAGCGGGCACCGATCAGGAACCGGTCCGCTTCATCCCCGAGGGGGCGCCGGAGGGCGAGGCTGTCGCCTGGGCCGGGGTCCTGCTCGACCGGGCGGAGCCTTCGGTGATCGAAGGGGCGGAAATTGCCAGGGCGGAAACCGGCATTCTCTGCATCGGGACCTCCCCCCTGGTCCGCGGCAGCCGGATTCTCGGCTGTCGTTACGGGGTTGTGGCCCAGCAGGGCAGCTCTCCGCAGATCCGTGACAACCTGATTGCCGAAGGGGAGGGGGGGATCTTCTGCTGGCGAGGCTCCAGCCCCCAGGTGCAAGGCAACCGGGTCACCGGCAATGACGAAGAGGGGATTTTCGCCGATGGCGACAGCCGCCCGGCCCTGGAGGGCAACCGGGTGAGCGGTAATGCTATCGGCCTGGCCGCTTTCCAGAACGCATTCCCCTTTGATCCCGGCCAGTTCGCCGGCAACCGCGAAGACTTGCGCTGGCTGCGCGGGGGCGGGCCATGA
- a CDS encoding sigma-54-dependent transcriptional regulator, giving the protein MGAERILIVDDEEGMRRLLARVLAKEGHDTLTVGSGEEALQQIGAEEFDLVITDIKMPGMGGLELLREIKSFDPGLPIIVITAYGTVESAVQALRAGAYDYITKPFETDEIKLTVAKALERERLLAENRYLHQELEQRYSFSGIIGTSQGMKQVFEVASSVAQSNANVLVTGESGTGKELVARSIHYSSARKEKSFIVLNCAALSEGVLESELFGHEKGAFSGALATKKGRFELAHEGTLFIDEVGEMSLNAQVKLLRVIQEHEFERVGGTKTIHSDVRIVAATNKNLEEEVRRGRFREDLYYRLNVVNIHLPPLRERREDIEALARHFLQKYALETGKKVDQLAPRALSCLLAYEWPGNVRELQNVMERAVVLSRGEVITPRDFPQGLSGQDQICLELPERGGSLTEILEDLERQLIIQTLNREKGSQTRAATALGIKRTTLRYKMEKYRLLD; this is encoded by the coding sequence ATGGGCGCCGAACGGATATTGATCGTCGATGACGAAGAGGGAATGCGTCGCCTGCTGGCCCGGGTCCTTGCCAAGGAAGGGCATGACACCCTGACTGTCGGGTCCGGGGAAGAGGCACTTCAGCAGATTGGGGCCGAGGAGTTCGACCTGGTCATTACCGACATCAAGATGCCGGGGATGGGGGGGCTGGAACTGCTTCGGGAGATCAAGTCCTTCGATCCGGGTTTGCCGATCATCGTCATCACCGCCTACGGGACCGTCGAGAGCGCCGTGCAGGCCCTGCGTGCCGGCGCCTACGACTACATCACCAAGCCTTTCGAAACCGACGAGATCAAGCTGACCGTGGCCAAGGCCCTGGAGCGCGAGCGGCTGCTCGCCGAAAACCGCTACCTGCACCAGGAACTGGAGCAGCGCTACAGCTTTTCCGGCATCATCGGCACCTCCCAGGGGATGAAGCAGGTGTTCGAGGTGGCCTCCTCGGTTGCCCAGAGCAACGCCAACGTGCTGGTCACCGGGGAAAGCGGCACCGGCAAGGAACTCGTCGCCCGCTCCATCCACTACAGCTCGGCGCGCAAGGAGAAGTCCTTTATCGTGCTGAACTGCGCGGCGCTCTCCGAGGGGGTTCTCGAGAGCGAGCTGTTCGGCCATGAAAAGGGGGCCTTCTCCGGGGCCCTGGCCACCAAGAAGGGGCGTTTCGAACTGGCCCACGAGGGGACGCTGTTCATCGACGAGGTGGGCGAAATGAGCCTCAACGCCCAGGTCAAGCTGCTGCGGGTGATCCAGGAGCACGAGTTCGAGCGGGTCGGAGGCACCAAGACCATCCATAGCGACGTGCGCATCGTCGCCGCCACCAACAAGAACCTCGAAGAGGAGGTGCGACGGGGGCGGTTCCGCGAGGACCTCTACTACCGGCTCAACGTGGTCAACATCCATCTGCCGCCACTGCGGGAGCGGCGCGAGGATATCGAAGCGCTGGCTAGGCATTTTCTGCAGAAATACGCCCTGGAAACCGGCAAGAAGGTGGATCAGCTCGCCCCCCGGGCGCTCAGCTGCCTGCTCGCCTACGAATGGCCCGGCAACGTGCGCGAACTGCAGAACGTCATGGAGCGTGCGGTGGTCCTGTCCCGGGGTGAGGTGATCACCCCGCGAGATTTCCCGCAGGGGCTCTCCGGCCAGGATCAGATCTGCCTCGAGCTGCCCGAGCGCGGCGGCAGTTTGACCGAAATTCTCGAGGACCTCGAGCGGCAGCTGATCATCCAGACCCTCAATCGGGAGAAAGGCTCGCAGACCCGGGCAGCCACCGCGCTGGGGATCAAGCGCACCACCCTGCGCTACAAGATGGAAAAATACCGACTGCTCGACTGA
- a CDS encoding sensor domain-containing diguanylate cyclase, which produces MEGREQNRQFLEQEIRGLKDLLSVAQVVVSSLDLDEVLQNILGSAMAIMDMPAGSIALYEESRNEMTLHAHSGLSKAFVARSTWLVSKGGLTDRILSEGEPFVVEDTGTAVFFNNPLAIQEGIRSLICVPLKIQNKVLGVLYLDAFEPRRFSRERLQLLSVLASFAAMSVDNACLHQRAQRLACTDGLTGLYNHRQFKKMLKDEMLRARRHNKPLALVMFDVDNFKQFNDTYGHPNGDKALLAVTGILESALRECDLVFRYGGEEFIAILPETIIDDAIVAAERARSAVEKETPGLLGEFAACGLTVSAGVACYPIDGKDPDALMGTVDELLYKAKHEGKNKVYYVS; this is translated from the coding sequence ATGGAGGGCAGGGAACAGAATCGGCAGTTTCTGGAGCAGGAAATTCGCGGCCTGAAGGACCTATTGAGTGTCGCCCAGGTAGTCGTCTCCTCGCTGGACCTCGACGAGGTGCTGCAGAATATACTCGGCAGCGCCATGGCCATCATGGACATGCCCGCCGGGAGCATTGCCCTGTACGAAGAGTCCCGCAACGAAATGACCCTGCACGCTCACAGCGGCCTGAGCAAGGCTTTCGTGGCCAGAAGCACCTGGTTGGTAAGCAAAGGGGGGCTGACCGACCGGATCCTCAGCGAGGGGGAGCCCTTTGTGGTCGAGGACACCGGAACGGCAGTTTTTTTCAATAATCCCCTGGCCATCCAGGAAGGGATTCGCTCGCTGATCTGCGTCCCCCTGAAAATCCAGAACAAGGTCCTCGGGGTCCTCTACCTGGATGCCTTTGAACCCCGGCGGTTTTCCAGGGAACGTCTGCAATTGCTTTCTGTGCTGGCCTCTTTTGCGGCAATGAGTGTCGACAACGCCTGCCTGCACCAGAGGGCCCAGCGCCTCGCCTGTACCGACGGGCTGACCGGGCTGTACAACCACCGGCAGTTCAAAAAGATGCTCAAGGACGAAATGCTCAGGGCACGGCGCCACAATAAGCCGCTGGCCCTGGTCATGTTCGACGTCGACAACTTCAAGCAGTTCAACGACACCTACGGTCACCCCAACGGGGACAAGGCCCTGCTGGCGGTCACCGGGATACTGGAAAGCGCGCTGCGCGAATGCGACCTGGTATTTCGCTACGGCGGCGAAGAATTCATTGCGATTTTGCCCGAGACCATCATCGACGATGCCATCGTCGCCGCCGAACGGGCCCGGTCCGCCGTAGAGAAGGAGACGCCTGGCCTGCTCGGCGAATTTGCCGCCTGCGGATTGACCGTCAGCGCCGGCGTCGCCTGTTACCCCATCGACGGCAAAGATCCCGATGCCCTGATGGGGACGGTGGATGAGCTGCTGTACAAGGCCAAACACGAGGGGAAGAACAAGGTCTACTACGTCTCATGA
- a CDS encoding vitamin B12-dependent ribonucleotide reductase, which yields MKLTADQNTLPLSKNALTVLERRYLKRNSEGKVLETPADMFRRVAEAIAAAESRLGTGNDPQSLAAEFYQMMTSLEFLPNSPTLMNAGRELGQLSACFVLPVGDSMESIFEAIKQTALIHKSGGGTGFSFSRVRPANDVVRSTSGVSSGPLSFMKVFDAATETIKQGGTRRGANMGILRVDHPDIMDFIMAKRDQTVLTNFNISVGLTEAFMDAVESGGEYDIVNPRTGEPVKKMPARKVFEHIVDLAWTNGEPGIIFLDRLNRDNPTPHVGEIEATNPCGEQPLLPYESCNLGSINLARLVTPEGQVDWDRLKHIVALAARFLDNVIEVNNYPIPEIDQMTRANRKVGLGVMGWADMLILLGIAYNSPEAAALGEKIMKFITEEARSTSRQLAAERGAFPNHKGSIFDKKGAKPLRNATSTTIAPTGTISIIANTSSGIEPLFAVSYVRQVLDNDVLVEVHPLFEKLAKERGFYSPELMKVIAEHGTVKDIAEIPEDVRRLFVTAHDITPEDHIRMQAAFQTHTDNAVSKTVNFCNTASREDVATVYRLAYREGCKGVTIYRDGSRDMQVLSVAKKEEKQEAEKAVPMESHKAGRKRERPRALRGATYQMETGCGPLYVTINEDTSGLFELFTTMGKAGGCAASQCEAIGRLVSLAWRSGVQARQAVKQMIGITCHKPAGFGDNRITSCADAVAKAIQLHMLPEGEAPTKYVLNGGACPECGGPVEHEGGCCVCHSCGYSECA from the coding sequence ATGAAATTGACGGCCGACCAGAACACCCTGCCCCTGAGCAAAAACGCCCTCACCGTCCTCGAACGCAGGTACCTGAAACGGAACAGCGAGGGAAAGGTCCTCGAAACCCCCGCCGACATGTTTCGCCGGGTCGCCGAGGCGATCGCCGCCGCCGAATCGCGCCTTGGCACAGGAAACGATCCGCAATCCCTGGCCGCCGAGTTTTACCAGATGATGACCTCCCTCGAGTTTCTGCCCAACTCGCCGACCCTGATGAACGCCGGGCGCGAGCTCGGCCAGCTATCGGCCTGCTTTGTGCTGCCGGTGGGCGATTCGATGGAGAGCATCTTCGAGGCCATCAAGCAGACCGCCCTGATCCACAAAAGCGGCGGCGGCACCGGCTTTTCCTTCTCCCGGGTGCGCCCGGCTAACGACGTGGTCCGTTCCACCAGCGGCGTCTCCTCGGGCCCGCTCTCGTTCATGAAAGTCTTCGACGCCGCCACCGAAACCATCAAGCAGGGCGGCACCCGGCGCGGGGCCAACATGGGGATCCTGCGGGTCGACCACCCCGACATCATGGACTTCATCATGGCCAAGCGGGACCAGACGGTCCTGACCAACTTCAACATCTCCGTCGGACTCACCGAAGCGTTCATGGATGCCGTGGAATCCGGGGGGGAGTACGACATCGTCAACCCCCGCACCGGGGAGCCGGTGAAAAAGATGCCGGCGCGCAAGGTTTTCGAGCACATCGTCGACCTGGCCTGGACCAACGGCGAACCGGGGATCATCTTCCTCGACCGGCTCAACCGCGACAACCCCACCCCGCACGTGGGCGAGATCGAGGCCACCAACCCCTGCGGCGAGCAGCCCCTGCTCCCCTACGAATCGTGCAACCTGGGCTCGATCAACCTGGCCCGCCTGGTTACCCCCGAGGGCCAGGTGGACTGGGACAGGCTCAAGCATATCGTGGCGCTCGCGGCCCGGTTCCTCGACAACGTCATCGAGGTCAACAACTACCCCATCCCCGAAATCGACCAGATGACCCGCGCCAACCGCAAGGTGGGCCTGGGGGTGATGGGCTGGGCCGACATGCTGATTCTGCTTGGCATCGCCTACAACAGCCCCGAGGCTGCCGCCCTGGGCGAGAAGATCATGAAGTTCATCACCGAGGAGGCGCGCAGCACCTCCCGCCAACTGGCCGCCGAGCGCGGCGCCTTCCCCAACCACAAGGGGAGCATTTTCGACAAGAAAGGCGCCAAGCCCCTGCGCAACGCCACCAGCACCACCATCGCGCCGACCGGGACCATCAGCATCATCGCCAACACCTCCAGCGGCATCGAACCGCTGTTCGCGGTCTCCTACGTGCGCCAGGTGCTCGACAACGACGTGCTGGTGGAAGTCCATCCGCTCTTCGAAAAGCTCGCCAAGGAGCGCGGCTTCTACTCCCCCGAGCTGATGAAGGTCATCGCCGAACACGGCACCGTGAAGGATATCGCGGAAATCCCCGAGGATGTGCGCCGACTGTTCGTCACGGCTCATGACATCACCCCGGAAGACCACATCCGGATGCAGGCCGCTTTCCAGACCCATACCGACAACGCGGTTTCCAAGACCGTGAACTTCTGCAACACGGCCTCCAGGGAGGACGTGGCCACGGTCTATCGCCTGGCTTACCGGGAGGGCTGCAAGGGCGTCACCATTTACCGGGACGGCTCGCGGGACATGCAGGTGTTGTCGGTCGCCAAGAAAGAAGAAAAGCAGGAGGCCGAGAAGGCGGTGCCCATGGAATCGCACAAGGCCGGGCGCAAGCGCGAACGGCCCCGGGCCCTGCGCGGCGCCACCTACCAGATGGAAACCGGCTGCGGCCCCCTCTACGTCACCATCAACGAGGACACCTCGGGCCTGTTCGAGCTGTTCACCACCATGGGCAAGGCCGGCGGCTGCGCCGCTTCCCAGTGCGAGGCCATCGGGCGGCTGGTGTCCCTGGCCTGGCGCAGCGGGGTTCAGGCCCGCCAGGCGGTCAAGCAGATGATCGGCATCACCTGCCATAAGCCCGCCGGGTTCGGCGACAACCGCATCACCTCCTGTGCCGACGCCGTGGCCAAAGCGATCCAGCTGCACATGCTCCCCGAAGGGGAAGCCCCCACCAAGTACGTGCTCAACGGCGGCGCCTGTCCCGAATGCGGCGGGCCGGTCGAACACGAGGGCGGCTGCTGCGTCTGCCACTCCTGCGGCTACTCCGAGTGCGCCTGA
- a CDS encoding response regulator, giving the protein MNILLVDDVEFFIEVQKDLLKPTRATIQTARNGQEALERVALERPDLIFMDVNMPVMDGITCCRILKANPEHRSIPVIMVFAPSRETGVDDCRAAGCDGVLTKPLDRRAFLEVGRRFHPIIERREPRCATSFAVTVRVDGKSFEARGVNLSQNGLFLETVEKLAAEARLKLSLQLPGLEGLELNARVAWENSGPVRSSARLPQGVGVEFRLLRAEAAQRIARVLGGAGIS; this is encoded by the coding sequence TTGAACATTTTGCTGGTTGATGATGTCGAATTTTTTATCGAGGTGCAAAAAGATCTCCTCAAACCGACCAGGGCGACCATCCAGACCGCGCGGAACGGCCAGGAGGCCCTTGAACGTGTTGCCTTGGAGCGCCCGGACCTGATCTTCATGGATGTGAACATGCCGGTGATGGATGGAATCACCTGTTGCCGGATTCTCAAGGCTAACCCGGAACACCGATCCATCCCCGTGATCATGGTATTTGCTCCCAGCCGGGAAACCGGGGTCGATGATTGCCGGGCGGCGGGTTGCGACGGCGTCCTCACCAAACCTTTGGACCGCAGAGCTTTTCTGGAAGTGGGGAGGCGTTTCCACCCGATTATCGAACGTCGTGAGCCGCGCTGCGCCACCTCTTTTGCGGTCACTGTCAGGGTGGACGGCAAGAGCTTCGAGGCGCGTGGGGTCAACCTCAGCCAGAACGGGCTGTTCCTGGAAACCGTGGAAAAATTGGCTGCCGAGGCCCGCTTGAAACTCTCCCTGCAGTTGCCTGGGCTCGAGGGGCTCGAACTCAACGCACGGGTTGCCTGGGAAAACAGCGGGCCGGTGCGCAGCAGTGCCAGGCTTCCCCAAGGCGTGGGAGTGGAATTTCGCCTGTTGCGGGCCGAGGCGGCGCAGCGGATCGCGCGGGTCCTGGGAGGCGCAGGAATTTCCTGA
- a CDS encoding YkgJ family cysteine cluster protein, whose translation MMDSPSEHGWEDLCRRCGECCFEKWVDDHGDIHPTAIPCRFLDIITRECKVYHKRLEVGEGCVKLTPQVVEVVQWLPENCAYRRRVHGSDG comes from the coding sequence ATGATGGACAGCCCTTCCGAGCATGGCTGGGAGGACCTCTGCCGCCGCTGCGGGGAGTGCTGCTTCGAGAAGTGGGTGGATGACCACGGTGACATTCACCCCACGGCGATCCCCTGCCGCTTCCTCGACATCATCACCCGCGAGTGCAAGGTCTACCACAAGCGTCTCGAGGTCGGCGAAGGTTGTGTCAAACTTACACCCCAGGTGGTTGAGGTTGTCCAGTGGCTCCCCGAGAATTGTGCTTACCGGCGACGGGTGCACGGTTCGGACGGCTAG
- a CDS encoding DsbC family protein, with amino-acid sequence MYRKRLALVFAILCLLAQAGTVLAADQPVADPKVAETFRQAFPQVAFQEIYPSPIPGLYEVLAGNKVLYFAPAGKHLLVGDLWDSQGRNLSRERINQVMSKKVADIPLQKALKIGDGPKTVIEITDPDCPYCREASRFFSTRKDVTRYVFFFPLSIHPEAEAKARYILSSPEPSKAYEEVMTGQFDNKPLPEFKDNHQLETHHQITEWLGIQGTPNFWINGVFISGANFQTIEELLK; translated from the coding sequence ATGTACAGGAAACGCTTAGCACTGGTTTTTGCCATCCTCTGCCTGCTGGCGCAGGCAGGCACCGTCCTGGCCGCCGACCAGCCCGTCGCCGACCCGAAGGTCGCCGAGACCTTCCGCCAGGCCTTCCCCCAAGTCGCTTTCCAGGAGATCTACCCGAGTCCCATCCCCGGCCTGTATGAGGTCCTGGCCGGCAACAAGGTGTTGTATTTCGCTCCCGCCGGCAAACACCTCCTTGTCGGCGACCTCTGGGACAGCCAGGGGCGCAACCTCTCCCGGGAACGGATCAACCAGGTGATGTCGAAGAAGGTCGCCGATATCCCCCTGCAGAAGGCCCTGAAAATCGGCGACGGGCCGAAAACCGTTATTGAGATCACCGATCCCGACTGCCCTTACTGCCGTGAAGCCTCAAGGTTTTTTTCCACCCGAAAAGACGTGACCCGCTACGTCTTTTTCTTCCCCCTGAGCATCCACCCCGAGGCCGAGGCCAAGGCCCGCTACATCCTCTCCTCGCCCGAGCCCTCTAAGGCCTACGAGGAGGTCATGACCGGCCAGTTCGACAACAAGCCCCTTCCCGAGTTCAAGGACAACCACCAGCTCGAGACCCACCACCAGATCACCGAGTGGCTGGGAATCCAGGGGACCCCCAATTTCTGGATCAACGGCGTGTTCATCTCCGGGGCCAATTTTCAGACCATCGAGGAACTGCTCAAGTAA
- a CDS encoding MFS transporter — protein MFRTPRDKAWFGWCMYDWANSAFATVILASVLPVYLAGLVPAQGATLSLFGLTHTLPASALWGYTVSFSMLLVAVSAPWLGARADHRGLRRRLLIVFGLIGAVATSLLCLTGPGDYLLVAGLFVVANVGFAAGNIFYNAFLPALAQGPELDRLSARGFALGYLGGGLMLLIAFVLIQGFSWFGFSDRAAATRAAFLLTGLWWGGFALPTFFFVREEVFVHPPGPLLKGLKGYLNTFAQIRRYPDLLIFLVAFLFYNDGIQTVIAVSAIFGREELGLSQTTILGTFLMIQFVAMPGSLLFGRAAERWGAKRAIMVGLVLFVAVTIYAYSMREGWEFWVLGFVVALIFGGCQAISRSLYAALIPPGKTAEFFAFYAISGKFASIFGPLVFALIADLTGSTRLSILALALFFLLGLVLLALVDVARGTAAAQGEMP, from the coding sequence ATGTTCCGCACCCCCAGAGACAAGGCCTGGTTCGGCTGGTGCATGTACGATTGGGCTAACTCGGCCTTTGCCACCGTCATACTGGCTTCGGTTCTCCCCGTCTATCTGGCCGGGCTGGTCCCGGCACAAGGGGCGACCCTTTCCCTTTTCGGCCTGACCCATACCCTGCCGGCGAGCGCCCTGTGGGGCTACACGGTTTCGTTTTCCATGCTCCTGGTGGCGGTTTCGGCCCCCTGGCTGGGCGCCAGGGCCGACCATCGGGGGCTGCGGCGCCGGCTGCTGATCGTGTTCGGGTTGATCGGCGCCGTTGCTACCTCCCTGCTGTGTCTGACCGGACCGGGCGATTACCTGCTGGTGGCCGGCCTGTTCGTGGTGGCCAATGTCGGTTTTGCCGCCGGAAACATCTTCTACAACGCCTTTCTTCCCGCCCTGGCCCAGGGTCCGGAGCTCGACCGGCTTTCGGCAAGGGGCTTCGCCCTTGGCTACCTGGGGGGCGGCCTGATGCTGCTGATCGCCTTCGTGCTGATCCAGGGGTTTTCCTGGTTCGGCTTCAGCGACCGCGCCGCCGCCACCCGCGCCGCTTTTCTGCTCACCGGCCTGTGGTGGGGAGGGTTCGCCCTGCCGACCTTCTTTTTTGTGCGCGAGGAGGTCTTCGTCCACCCCCCGGGGCCGCTGCTCAAGGGGCTGAAGGGCTACCTGAACACCTTCGCCCAGATTCGCAGGTATCCGGATCTACTTATTTTTCTGGTGGCGTTCCTGTTTTACAACGACGGCATCCAGACGGTAATCGCCGTATCGGCCATATTCGGTCGGGAGGAGCTCGGCCTGTCGCAGACGACGATCCTCGGCACCTTCCTGATGATCCAGTTCGTCGCCATGCCGGGGTCTTTGCTGTTCGGCCGGGCCGCCGAACGCTGGGGGGCCAAGCGCGCGATCATGGTCGGGCTGGTGCTGTTCGTGGCGGTGACCATTTACGCCTACAGCATGCGGGAGGGGTGGGAGTTCTGGGTGCTCGGCTTCGTGGTGGCTTTGATTTTCGGCGGCTGCCAGGCGATCAGCCGCTCGCTCTACGCCGCCCTCATCCCCCCGGGTAAAACCGCTGAATTTTTCGCTTTCTACGCCATCAGCGGCAAGTTCGCCTCGATCTTCGGTCCCCTGGTCTTCGCCCTGATCGCCGACCTGACCGGCTCGACCCGCCTGTCCATCCTGGCCCTGGCCCTGTTTTTCCTGCTCGGCCTGGTTCTTCTGGCCCTGGTGGACGTCGCCAGGGGCACCGCCGCCGCCCAAGGAGAGATGCCATGA